Proteins from one Pseudomonas sp. KBS0710 genomic window:
- a CDS encoding PaaI family thioesterase: protein MTENPLLERATRFVSALRHCQVLGIIVHAASKEGMTLALPYGPHIVGDPQTGVIHGGALTSLMDTACGIATLCVLPEFEVCPTLDLRVDYMHPAEPHKAVYGFAQCYRVTTDVIFTRGFAYQDDPQQPIAHVVGTFMRMGKRLKGTQGLGSTIKGDQA, encoded by the coding sequence ATGACCGAAAATCCCCTGTTAGAGCGTGCCACGCGCTTTGTGTCGGCCCTGCGCCATTGCCAGGTGCTGGGCATTATCGTGCATGCCGCCAGCAAGGAGGGCATGACGCTGGCCCTGCCTTACGGCCCGCATATCGTCGGCGACCCCCAGACCGGCGTGATTCACGGCGGTGCACTCACCTCATTGATGGACACCGCCTGCGGCATTGCCACGCTGTGCGTGCTGCCGGAGTTCGAGGTGTGCCCGACCCTGGATTTGCGCGTCGACTACATGCATCCCGCCGAGCCGCATAAGGCGGTGTATGGCTTTGCACAATGCTACCGGGTGACCACCGACGTGATCTTCACCCGCGGCTTTGCCTACCAGGATGATCCCCAACAGCCCATCGCCCATGTGGTGGGCACCTTCATGCGCATGGGCAAGCGCCTCAAAGGCACGCAGGGACTGGGTAGCACCATCAAGGGAGACCAGGCATGA
- a CDS encoding PaaI family thioesterase has protein sequence MTHRFKTRLEQAHERGDYEALLNLVPYAKLIGIECSRLGDELLFRLPANKDNIGNPILPALHGGVIAGFMELSAALHLLVFTGAPGLPKIIDFSLDYLRAGQFRDTYAKCQVWRQGRRVANVAITAWQSTAAEPIATARAHFKIEELVRP, from the coding sequence ATGACGCACCGATTCAAGACCCGTCTCGAACAGGCCCATGAGCGCGGTGACTATGAGGCGCTGCTCAACCTGGTGCCCTACGCCAAGCTGATTGGCATTGAATGCTCAAGGCTGGGGGATGAACTGCTGTTTCGCCTGCCGGCCAACAAGGACAATATTGGTAACCCGATATTGCCGGCGCTGCACGGTGGCGTGATCGCAGGGTTTATGGAACTGTCGGCGGCGTTACATTTGCTGGTATTTACTGGCGCACCGGGCTTGCCGAAAATCATCGATTTTTCCCTGGATTACCTGCGCGCCGGGCAATTTCGCGACACCTACGCCAAATGCCAGGTGTGGCGCCAAGGCCGACGGGTGGCGAATGTGGCGATCACCGCCTGGCAAAGCACTGCGGCTGAGCCGATTGCCACCGCCCGGGCACATTTCAAAATTGAGGAATTGGTGCGCCCTTGA
- the htpG gene encoding molecular chaperone HtpG, with product MSVETQKETLGFQTEVKQLLHLMIHSLYSNKEIFLRELISNASDAVDKLRFEALSKPELLEGGAELKIRVSFDKDAKTVTLEDNGIGMSREDAITHLGTIAKSGTADFMKNLSGDQKKDSHLIGQFGVGFYSAFIVADKVEVFSRRAGLDASEGVHWASKGEGEFEIATIDKADRGTRIVLHLKAAEDEFADGYRLRNIIKKYSDHIALPIELPKEQAAVEGEEKPAQEWEVVNRASALWTRPRTEVKDEEYQEFYKHIAHDYENPLSWSHNKVEGKLEYSSLLYVPARAPFDLYQREAPKGLKLYVQRVFVMDQAESFLPLYLRFIKGVVDSNDLSLNVSREILQKDPIIDSMKSALTKRVLDMLEKLAKNEPEQYKGFWKNFGQVMKEGPAEDFANKEKIAGLLRFASTQGDDGEQVVSLAEYLARAKEGQDKIYYLTGETYAQVKNSPHLEVFRKKGIEVLLLTDRIDEWLMSYLSEFDGKTFVDVARGDLDLGNLDSEEEKKEAEEVAKAKEGLVERIKTALGDAVSEVRVSHRLTDSPAILAIGEQDLGMQMRQILEASGQKVPDSKPIFEFNPAHPLIEKLDGEQSEERFGDLSHILFDQAALAAGDSLKDPAAYVRRLNKLLVELSV from the coding sequence ATGAGTGTGGAAACTCAAAAGGAAACCCTGGGCTTCCAGACCGAGGTGAAGCAACTGCTGCACCTCATGATCCATTCGCTGTATTCCAACAAGGAAATCTTCCTTCGCGAATTGATCTCGAACGCCTCTGACGCTGTCGACAAATTACGTTTCGAAGCCCTCTCCAAGCCTGAGTTGCTGGAAGGTGGCGCCGAACTGAAAATCCGTGTGAGCTTCGACAAGGACGCCAAGACCGTCACCCTCGAAGACAACGGCATCGGCATGAGCCGTGAAGACGCGATTACCCATCTGGGTACCATCGCCAAATCCGGCACCGCAGACTTCATGAAGAACCTGTCGGGCGACCAGAAGAAAGATTCGCACCTGATCGGCCAGTTCGGCGTGGGCTTCTACTCGGCCTTCATCGTTGCCGACAAGGTTGAAGTATTCAGCCGCCGTGCCGGCCTTGACGCCAGCGAAGGCGTGCACTGGGCCTCCAAAGGTGAGGGCGAGTTCGAAATCGCCACTATCGACAAGGCTGACCGTGGCACGCGTATCGTGCTGCACCTCAAAGCCGCTGAAGATGAATTCGCCGACGGCTACCGCCTGCGCAATATCATCAAGAAATATTCCGACCACATCGCTTTGCCGATCGAACTGCCGAAAGAACAAGCGGCTGTCGAGGGTGAAGAAAAACCTGCCCAGGAATGGGAAGTGGTCAACCGTGCCAGCGCCCTGTGGACCCGCCCTCGTACCGAAGTCAAAGACGAGGAATACCAGGAGTTCTACAAGCACATCGCTCACGACTACGAGAACCCGCTGAGCTGGAGCCATAACAAGGTCGAAGGCAAGCTGGAATACAGCTCGCTGCTCTACGTCCCGGCCCGTGCTCCGTTCGACCTGTACCAGCGTGAGGCGCCAAAAGGCCTGAAGCTGTACGTGCAGCGCGTGTTCGTAATGGACCAGGCGGAATCGTTCCTGCCGCTGTACCTGCGTTTCATCAAAGGTGTGGTCGACTCCAACGACCTGTCGCTGAACGTGTCGCGGGAAATCCTGCAGAAAGACCCGATCATCGACTCGATGAAGTCGGCGCTGACCAAGCGCGTGCTCGACATGCTGGAAAAACTGGCGAAGAACGAGCCTGAGCAATACAAGGGCTTTTGGAAAAACTTCGGCCAGGTCATGAAAGAAGGCCCGGCAGAAGATTTCGCCAACAAGGAAAAAATCGCCGGCCTGCTGCGTTTTGCCTCGACTCAGGGTGATGACGGCGAGCAGGTTGTGTCGCTGGCCGAGTACCTGGCACGTGCCAAGGAAGGTCAGGACAAGATCTACTACCTGACCGGCGAAACCTACGCCCAGGTCAAGAACAGCCCGCACCTGGAAGTCTTCCGCAAGAAAGGCATCGAAGTACTGCTGTTGACCGACCGTATCGATGAGTGGCTGATGAGCTACCTCAGCGAGTTCGACGGCAAGACCTTCGTCGACGTGGCCCGTGGTGACCTGGACCTGGGTAACCTGGACTCCGAAGAAGAGAAGAAAGAAGCCGAAGAAGTCGCCAAGGCCAAAGAAGGCCTGGTTGAGCGGATCAAGACTGCTTTGGGCGATGCCGTCAGCGAAGTGCGGGTTTCCCACCGCCTGACCGATTCCCCGGCGATTCTGGCCATCGGCGAGCAGGACCTGGGCATGCAGATGCGTCAGATCCTCGAAGCCAGCGGTCAGAAGGTGCCGGATTCCAAGCCGATCTTCGAATTCAACCCGGCTCACCCGCTGATCGAGAAGCTCGATGGCGAGCAGAGCGAAGAGCGTTTTGGCGACCTGTCGCACATCCTCTTCGACCAGGCAGCCCTGGCTGCCGGTGACAGCCTGAAAGACCCGGCCGCGTATGTGCGCCGCCTGAACAAGCTGTTGGTTGAACTGTCGGTTTAA